ttttaataaatacactcTATAATtatactccgtttccaaaagaaattgaatacaatttcttgttgatccctcgtcgtttatataatattttcattggccgtttaattatttctatgaatgaattttggctatttcttcatagaaatagtataataactactcttttactaaaatattactaagaaatattataatacaatatcgaataaaatactatgtagattttagtCGTCAAAAGGCGtatctatttcaataaatagtcattaatttaacataaatatttttagccaCTATTTTAGCCACTTCTCCGCTGAAGATAGCACATAATTATCAATAACACCAAGACCCTTCCTGATAAGGTagtctatttttcttcttgctAAATAATTGCTAAAAGACTCCCCTATGGgagtcaaatttaattttctgagagTAGATGGGGTTAAAAAAGTGAACCGATGGCGTAATGGTACTGCCGCTCCTGGAACTGAGACAAAGTTCCCAAAAGCGGATTTATACCGTACCAAccccattttatttattagttcgTGCGAACAAGCTGTTTCACCTGTGTAGTCGACTCCCCTGGTTCGAACCCCCATGTCGAAGATGGATCCCCTGGTGGGGAATTCCCATCTAAGAGATCTCTCAAAAGAGTAAACGATATCCAGAGCACCCTTAGATCGCCTTTCCATCCTTTTAGAGTACTCTTACAGTCTTTAGTAGACTTTTTTAAGTCTAGAGTGGGGTTCATCCGAGTAACTTCTCTCAAAAAAGTTAGATGGATGGCTGTTCCAAAATTGATCCTCTCTCCAGAGTTGCCCAATCCAGTAGGTGTTAAGGAATTTCCAcaagtcatcaaaaaatatgacagAAAGGCCACCATACTTTAGAAAGTAATGGATCCTCCtcgacaatatattttttttcttgtttagcCCAAGAAAAGACTTTTCCAGCATGGAAACCTGTGCTGCTACGTTTTTTTTATGGTGTTACCCATGATAAATGTATTACCTTTGAGACTATATAGGTGTTCTAAGCTCGAACTTTATCCCAGCTtagaagatgaaaaaaagtaCAAGTCCGCCCAATCTTTGAACTAATTTGTGTAGGTTTTTTCCACGCATTCCTTTCTTATCCAGGATCCTAGCAATTTTGTGCTCATTGTAGTGTAGAAGGTTGgccaatatatttcaattaggTCGTTGTATTCACTGATAATTTCTGTTTTTTCGACATGCATATGCAGTCCAGaacattttgaaaagttatctAGCAGGCTCAGAgtttttcttattgatttaaTTGTTTGCAAGGGACTACtaagaaaaatcattgtcaGATTGTCCGCATAGCAAAGACACTTTGGATGGAATGTGATTGAGGAAAAACCAACGATGTCATCCTCCTTTTGAACCTCATAGATTAAGGGGTCTAAGcaaggaataaaaattaaaatagatgtCTCCTTGTGTTACTCCTTTTCCATTAGAATTGATTCATTCATTAAGATAGTGTCGAATTTTTTCAGCCGTCATAGCTCCCTTTCTTCGTAATagaccttttatttttaaaacttgatttcgactaaggaaaatatttgtacatttgaaGTTAGGGAGTATCTTGttctttcaataatattcattatttgttgtTTATCTCGGGGACATTTAAAAGTGTTGAGTTAAGTTTCCAAATACCTTTATTCCTCAGTAGTATAGATTTTAATCAACgcttatttttaccttttctcAAAGAAAAAGGGATAAACttgcatattttgaagacaataataaaattttataataaaaacgatAGGTTTACAAAGACATAAATTGAGGAGATATATTTTAATgggtcaaaggtcacaaaaaggtcatttttttccaattttatattcttaagtGGGTATGTTGTTttgtaaaacttattaaaaataattatacaatttaaatctcaatactaaaataatattaattatattatattcagataAATTATCTATAACTACATCGAAATCCTACCATGTTAAATTAGCTTTTTAGCAAATGTTTCATAGatatgtttttaaatcatttgcaTATTTATCAACTGATAATGTTCTctagttttcttttaatttgaacaaagaTGATGTTCTTGGCATAGAAAGACTGGTGGCCTTATTGTATCGCATTTCTATATAGAGCCGTTTGATTATAGCTTCTTCTGATAGAATTGGTGAATTCATCTACTTCATCTGGTTTTGTGAAGGGACCACCTTTAAACTTAAGTAAGGGTAAGTCAGCATTTCGTTTTCTAtccaaattcttattttaagcCTCTTTAACGCTAAGTCCCATTTCTTCCAACTTTTGTTGTGAATCATTCTATCTCTTCCAGATCGCTACAAGCTCACCATCTTGATATACGAGACTAtggaatttattcatttcatcaaCTGGTTTGAATTCTATAAGGTCAATTGACTTTGCCTTCATCATGTTGTTACTCGCAGAAGTCAAAATTACAAGCCCCACGAATGGATAACTCATATTGAACTTAACCTACATGCTTTTCAGCTGCCCGGTTGTTAATAGGCGCATTCTTGAgtttggatggatcttttttGCTAACAAGGAGATTGCTGTTTGAATTAAAATCTCCAAATCCAAAGACATCTACTCTTTTTCGGTGGAATTCCTTGGCTAATTTTGGAAGAACAATAGCAATATGACTTTTTCATTTCTATCTGAATGTTCATTTACTACACTATTAAATGCAGAAAGAATTTCGTTCCGATATTTACAAGATTGAAATGACTCAATAATTGTGAATATAAAGGCTGGTCTGGAAATATTTACTTCCACTTTCGATCGAACAGAAAGTTTACTTTCCTCACTATCCCTGCAACAGCCTGGTTTAGAGAGCAGTGGTATACACTCATGAGTTAGTCGGTACAACTATAAAATTGAGGCTTTATCTTACGTGAAGATATACTTGTACGACGATAGCATTGTGGCATATAATCCCTTTCACTATCACCATCAGATGCatgatctctttttttattggatttcAGGTTGGTACAAACTATCAGTAGTTTCAACCTTTGGAGAGATATCATCAGAGAATTCAGCAATATTATATGTGACATCTTTGTCAAGAGATTCTTCATATGATGATCcaatcaatctttttttgatctatcttccgttttttttttattctgctgGGCTTGTAGGATCTTGTCCCTAGCTtgctttttttctattgttcGCTCCCACTTACTATCAACCTGTTCTGAACAGTAACTCTTACGATCATTACGCATGGtttgcaaaaattgaaattcttcATCTCCCATTTTGACTCCAAAATCACTTTCTTGAGACTTTCTTGCATATGTATTTTcgcaaaatatatcaaatattttttccatactcTCATTGTAAACTTTCATATCTTTTAGATGGTGAGCGTCTCATATTGCAGAGGAAGCGGATACAAAGAACTTCAATTTTATTGCTTATATATTGTTCCCCAAGAGTATAAATATTGCAGAACAGCCAATTATCCTTCAAAGCAGACACAAGAATTTTTGCAGCCCTCGATCTGGTTCTCTGGACTTCACCAGCCCTTTTAGGCAGAAGAAGATAcattaaatattccataataTCTTTCTTACGTTGCAAAACACCAAGCAGGAGGTCCGAAACTTCTATATATGAAACACCTTCAAGCACTTTCTTTGCTGTTGATCCTGTATCATTAATCAACGATGCCAATGTCATTAAtagttttcaataatttaaaatatatattttggccggaatttttttcttttcctgcAAGAGTCcttaaaagatcatttttgcATACGAAAAGTTGAGCTAAAagtgaatttgattttaacccccccttaatataaaatataaatagcgtttggtataattaacttatttgcctaaataccagatgattttgagccttctttctgtttcttttttaagaaaaggttgctgatacaataaaggtaacgtcggaattaatttttatttaattagtgcaactccatatTCTGTTGACGTccctgatgacgtcactattatataatttggacCTCTctcaaatgtaaatatattccgGCGCCAGTGAGTGGGGCTAATGGGAAATTGCCAACTAATGTTCATttcccattttgaatttgaccctcatcattttgaattggaaatgTCATGAACATAGTAGTCGTGGAAGTCAGCTTATGAGCGGTCGACGAAATGCTATGAATATGGCTGTAATACTCATAGTCTTGAGTATGGTAGAAAGAACTGAAAAATAACAACAGTAGGGAgtattctattatattaattagaGGGAGTTTATGGCAATACTTGGATTTATTAGGTGTCGATTAACCGTgctatatatactatatataatatgttgtgtacaatttgcgatgtttatacaagttgcaacttctaaaagaatatttaactagtttcaatttcttcgtcttaaattccgttattttttattatacattgatCCTTCTAATGACCAACACTATTAATTGATACCATAATTTCcctttgatctattaaaatgatatggtctttatgtatttatgagtaacatAGGTATGGGcgtttgaactttataatgcaCCAtagattagttattttttaataaatcctcAAAAAATGACGCCATTAATACATGCATCAATCGtctattaaatatagaattatagTGTTAccctcatcccaagtactgtaaattgttcatctaattttttggttgcaatttgtacaatttgcttagaCAAGTTCCAGCtagtacaaaattgcaactctTACACACCATATCTGCACactcctcttttcttttcttttctaatatgaCACGTTTAGCTTtgctactttttatttatttattggagtattttcttaaataaatatgataccTTGAATATTAGCTACCCATAGCTTTGggtcagtccatatttattcggtccagtccagttttagAATTGGTCCTGAGGAATGTTAGTAttaaaactgattaaataaagaatatatgtataagctTGAGCAACCTCATCAATAACCGACCTGTATAACACACTGGACTAGACCGATACTGAATGGAGGGGAATTAAGTCTTAAACAAGAACCGTTACCACAATAGCTACATATCCTCGTTagtacaatattatttcttagaccCAAAATTACTTTACGACAAATATTAAAACATCCCGATTGTCTTCATTTTCTGTACACACCTTTTGCCCTTTGGGTCAAAATGACCCGTCTATACTAtgctataaaattattggactttttaaaatattttaacgaGTACAATTCAGTTTGCCAGAAGAACCactttttaattcacaaaaaaatatcattgaatgacTGCTTTTACCCTGCCCAAATCAACTTTatagctaaaataataataaaaaaatatgagaaagcaatttttttctatatttgttttcaattttcctctaaataattataaatacttgcaaaacaatgacaaaataatagaaatagtaaaataaattcatctattGAGCACATGATGAACAGTATGATAAGGAACAGCCTttgcatatgtatttattgcattttaaaCATGTTGTATTATTCGTCTTATTGTCCTTCTCTTTAGGGCAAAACTGGCATCTTTTTCTCTTGCTTGCTTTGAAAGTAGAAGTTGAGGCTTGATCATCAGGTCGATCCGGAAGTCCAGCACTCTGAAAAGCTTTCACAATCTGAGCTGAGGCCTCTGTTCGGGGGacgtttttccttctttcaatGAGTGGAGCTACAAGTGCCTTTCCTAGCTGTTCCAGGAACACTCTTCTCTTATGGCTCTTGTGAGACATCCAGGTCGGATTGATCTCTCTCCAAATTACAAAGGCATTGTAAGAGGAAACGTCAATGATATTGTGAAAGATGGCCAGGGGCCAGCGGGCAGTCATCCTTCTATAGCTGTATGCTCCAATTACCATGTCTAGATTGTCCACACCTCCTTTGTTTCGATTGTAGTCCATAATTATGATTGGTTTTCTATCGTCACGATCACTAATGCTTCCGTCTCTGTGCAGTGTGCTTAGAAGaactacatttttgtttttcttaggtAAATAAGAAACTAAAGTGGTAGTGGGTGTGAAGGCAAATTTTGATGAGAAGACTTCTCTCTCTTTTGATGCAAGCAGTGCGGGTGGGAGCTCAGGCTTGTTTTTACGAACCGTACCAACCATGGTAATCTTCCTCTTCAGGAGCTGTTGTCCGAGTTGATAAGAggtaaaaaattatcacaagtCACATTGTGACCCCTCAGTCCCTCGGTGAGATCAAGTACAACACGCATCCCTTGGTTTTTCTCTGGGTGTCCATCGGCCAACTTTCCTGTATATACCTGGATTTTCCAAGCATAACTTGATTTGGCATCGCAAGCCACCCTCCTCCAGCCGTCCTCTCCTTCCAGTTCGGAATCAGagttttcctcaagaatgagatCGAAAGCTTCTTCAGAAATATCACGCAcactcatattgaaaaaatgtaaatgcagTGAATTCTAAAAAACCAACCACCTTTATACCCCCTTGAAATGCACAGACAAAgaacaaatattgaattgtCATTATGCTATTACGCATAAATACGCGTATTAGAGAGACTAATCaaacaaagaaacattttttataaagcaaatacttttgtaagtttcaattctgttaaaattttatcatgggtcattttgacccgGAAGACAATCtttgtgcatttttttgtaCTGCTTACACAGAAATGTTtctgccaatttttttaattttttaaatattcgggACAAGttaggaaaagtaaaaaaaatcaggccGAAAAAACCtgattttattggtttttatggTTAGTTAAACTATGCAatgggtcattttgacccgAAGGATTTAGATAACTTCTTTACTAAAAGGACGAGAAAAAGTCCACCACACTTTGATTTTCTAAGGGCAACACGGAAGTTATAGTTAAGATCCTGTAAGTTCAATATCACTAGGATCAGGATAAAGAGTCTGGCTACGATCATAGGGAATCAAGCTTTGCATAATAGCACGACGAAACTATTTTCGAAGGATATTTAAAGTAGTAATGAGACTACAACCTGGTTTAAAAGGACCATACTAGTCTTAAAATTGAGGTTCTTCAGAAGAGAACGGACTATCCAAGCATGCATATGTCAGGAAACGTGCAAACAAGACCAATTCATGATATTTAAGTGTATTTGTTCACTGAACTCCAACTTCAACACTTCGAAGGTCTGGATGAAGTCCGTTGGTCGTCAATCAATTGAGTAGCCTTGTGCAATGTAGtgataataatatagaaatattacaaATCCTGCTATTTGGCACActctattgattatttttattcagctattaattaaaaatacctcTTAGACTGTGTCGAAAGTATCTGatctatttattcatttatagaaaatgcaatattaaatatttgcatttctataattagtatatatttataaaaagtattgttttaaGTGTTGACATTCATCAACATGTGATatggtatatttaataatacttgTATCTTCACGAATCTAAATGAATAcctcattaatattatattatattatcaaatagaTCACtcgttctattttttttaaataatgagctCCTAATTTCAGGCTCTGCACACCATTTTTGAAAGTGAAGGGGTcaataacttgtttttttttgctgcttTATATTGCATGATCTACATCCCTCGATCATGTCCACTATTAACATTCTTTTCAGAGACCCCGCCGGATTAATGTTATAAATTCACGAAATGTCCGTTCGTTTATCGGTTAAGTTGATTTTCAGAAGGTAAAAAGAGGACGGTTGGTCtccctaatttaatttttaactagcGGTAGTACCGTAGAATGTCACTTTTCATGAGAATACTAACACGTAagtactcaatacttatatcaattcatatttgttctgtcctcaagaatgaaagaataatcatcagagttcaataatatatatattttttaaacatgttgTGATGAATGATGATTACTTTCATCTTTGGAGCGCAcactaataaaacaaacaaaattcattcttacatacctatgttaaattttaattcaaatcatatcatatattgaagatgcacatgaattatgatatacacgaacatgaaaaaaatgtttaagtcCTCGtgagtcaaaaaagaaaaacataaagggccatgcagaattatttaccgatttttgtgcagaacatattgcggacaataatgacatttcgaatgacttgagaaacaatttattcatacatttttagaataataaaatagtttgtgatcaaatttaatcaatgtagccaccatttgactcaatgacactggtcaggcgacgtttgaagctgccacagacttgctggatgtaatcggcatCCATGGAGGCCCAACCtggttgacagcagcctttaaggcatttatgttcttgtgtcgtttttttgtaggccttggtctccacgtgcgcctagatagataactctagtgggttcagatctggtctctgagggggccagtagtccttggccaaaagttcatgttgtccttgagccactcctgagctttcttggaagcgtgggcgggtgctccatcttgttgaaaaacccaaggagagttgccgactatggatttgatctacagaaggaccttggacgccagaatcttcacataatcctccgctgttaatctgagccagtggggaaccataccggcttcatggctttcccgttggatctccacacatctccaaagctcacaacacggtcattttacctgttgaaaacaggatcgaccgtaaaagttttct
The Lepeophtheirus salmonis chromosome 10, UVic_Lsal_1.4, whole genome shotgun sequence DNA segment above includes these coding regions:
- the LOC139906459 gene encoding piggyBac transposable element-derived protein 4-like, which gives rise to MVGTVRKNKPELPPALLASKEREVFSSKFAFTPTTTLVSYLPKKNKNVVLLSTLHRDGSISDRDDRKPIIIMDYNRNKGGVDNLDMVIGAYSYRRMTARWPLAIFHNIIDVSSYNAFVIWREINPTWMSHKSHKRRVFLEQLGKALVAPLIERRKNVPRTEASAQIVKAFQSAGLPDRPDDQASTSTFKASKRKRCQFCPKEKDNKTNNTTCLKCNKYICKGCSLSYCSSCAQ